A region of Massilia sp. KIM DNA encodes the following proteins:
- a CDS encoding MFS transporter, with product MQALLLKLTGAVQGAPSPALPKAATVPASLPAGLIRLLALMCGVSIASAYYSQPLLGEIGRAFNMSEQLAGAIPMFTQLGIALGALLFLPLGDIVDDRKLILGMVASHVGALVLVTLAPDTPTLLGAMVLMGLTTVTPYLLPAYAAKLAGPAQRGQVAGLLAQGSFAGILLARTASGFVGHHLGWSTIYWIASAAMIVLGLVLARRMPGIRQQARLGYAALLGSLLAIFRAQPELRRAAARQGLVFGAFNAFWISLVFLLEGPAFNLGSDTAGLFGVIGFAGALAAPLFGKLADRRGARFAVRAGTGMATASWLVFAGWGDSLAGLAAGVLLLDLGVTASDVSNQAIIYRLGEDIRGRVTTIYILGLFIGGGTMAGLSALSWSSFGWHGVCALGALACALAFALGASPRRQEGLE from the coding sequence CCGCAAGCCTGCCGGCAGGGCTGATCCGCCTGCTAGCCCTGATGTGCGGTGTGTCGATCGCCAGCGCCTACTACTCGCAGCCCTTGCTGGGCGAGATCGGACGCGCCTTCAACATGTCCGAGCAGCTGGCCGGCGCCATCCCCATGTTCACCCAGCTCGGCATCGCCCTGGGCGCCCTGCTGTTCCTGCCGCTGGGCGACATCGTCGACGACCGCAAGCTCATCCTCGGCATGGTGGCCTCCCACGTCGGCGCCCTGGTCCTGGTGACGCTGGCGCCCGACACGCCCACCCTGCTCGGCGCGATGGTGCTGATGGGTCTCACCACCGTCACGCCCTACCTGCTGCCCGCCTACGCCGCCAAGCTCGCCGGTCCCGCGCAGCGCGGCCAGGTCGCCGGCCTGCTGGCCCAGGGCAGCTTCGCCGGCATCCTGCTGGCCCGCACCGCGAGCGGCTTCGTCGGCCACCACCTGGGCTGGTCAACCATTTACTGGATCGCCTCGGCGGCGATGATCGTGCTCGGCCTCGTGCTGGCGCGCCGCATGCCGGGTATCCGCCAGCAGGCGCGGCTCGGCTACGCCGCCCTGCTCGGCTCCCTGCTGGCGATCTTCCGCGCCCAGCCCGAGCTGCGCCGCGCGGCGGCGCGCCAGGGCCTGGTGTTCGGCGCCTTCAACGCCTTCTGGATCAGCCTCGTGTTCCTGCTCGAAGGACCGGCTTTCAATCTGGGCAGCGACACCGCGGGCCTGTTCGGCGTCATCGGCTTCGCCGGCGCCCTGGCCGCGCCCCTGTTCGGCAAGCTCGCCGACCGCCGCGGCGCGCGCTTCGCGGTGCGCGCCGGCACCGGCATGGCGACCGCCTCCTGGCTGGTGTTCGCAGGCTGGGGCGACAGCCTGGCCGGCCTGGCTGCCGGCGTGCTGCTGCTCGACCTCGGCGTCACCGCCTCCGACGTGTCGAACCAGGCCATCATCTACCGCCTCGGCGAGGACATCCGCGGCCGCGTCACCACCATCTACATCCTGGGCCTCTTCATCGGCGGCGGCACGATGGCCGGCTTGAGCGCCCTGAGCTGGTCCAGCTTCGGCTGGCATGGGGTGTGCGCGTTGGGCGCGCTGGCCTGCGCCCTCGCGTTCGCCCTTGGCGCCAGCCCGCGCCGCCAGGAAGGTCTGGAATGA